The DNA region ATCGATGCGTGTGGAAATTGTTGGACCTTATCAGGTCGAGTTGTCGGCGATGCAGTTTATTCATAACGGTGGGTGGGCGGCGTTTGCCGCCGTTCGCAAACTGGATGATGGGGCAGAGGTCGCGGTTCATGTTCTGCCTTTTCAGCATGTTGTTGATCACACTGTGTTTGCTACTGAGGCGGCTGCTATTGCCGCTGCGCGCGGCGCTGTGTTTGAGGTTATTGGGCCGCAGGCGGGGTAGCGGTTTTTGGCCGTGCGGCGGTAGGGTTTTGGGTTGGCTTGGTTTTTGTGTTTTTTGCGCTGGCGTGCGAGGTTCGGGTTTTTTTTAGCCTCTACGCTGGCATCCGCGTTACGTTAGCTCACTTCACGCGTCGCCCCTGTGCGGGGCGGCACCTACTTTTCTTTGCCGCCGCAAAGAAAAGTAGGCAAAAGAAAGCGGCTCACACCGCCAACTCTTCTTCTTGCCCACGGGCCCTCGACGTCCCCACACTTCACGCGGTAACGCACGTTTTCATGTTCGTTGCCAACGCTCTTTATGTGCGCCTCACCCGCTTCATGCGCCCGCGTCGCAGCACGCCGTGCCAGACAGCCACCCGCCGCCCAGGTGGCAAACTGTGTGTAGGCCGTCGCGCCGTATGCGCCTCACTTCGGACCCATTGAGTATGCGTTCCACCCTGTAAGAGCGCTGCCCTGTATGACGGCACGACCTACACACAGTTTGCCGCTATGGGGCCGTGGATATTCCATATCGTGGGTCAGGGCGTCGGTGCGTGAAATGGGTGAGGCGCTCGGTGAATGCGTTGGCAACGCGCGTGGGCAAATTTGTTGTCGTGTGAAGGGCGGGGCCGTTGGGGGCCCGTGGGTAAACGTCAAGAATTGGCGGTGTGAGCCGCTTTCTTTTGCCTACTTTTCTTTGCGGCGGCAAAGAAAAGTAGGTGCCGCCCCGCACAGGGGCAACGCTTGCGCCGCGTAGGCGCGACGCGGATGCCAGCGCAAAGCCCCTCGCAGCGAACAGCAAAAAAACCACCACAACCGTCCGCAAAAACCACAAAAACACAAGCGCCAGCGACCCACCACCCCCTTGGGGTTTATCCCCACTAAAAACCTGGCAAAAAAGCTTGCTCAAATACCGGGCTGTAAATACGATATATCACATATCAGGCGTGTTCAAAGCCCGGGCAAAAACACCCCGGCAGGCGCAAGCAACACATTCAACAAAGATGGGAGACGTAGCATGGGCAAGGCACTCGACGGTGTGCGCATTCTCGATTTCACCCACGTGCAATCGGGCCCGACCTGCACGCAGTTGCTCGCATGGTTCGGCGCGGACGTGATCAAGGTAGAGCGCGCAGGCGCAGGCGACATCACGCGCGAGCAACTGCGCGACATCCCCGACGCCGACAGCCTGTACTTCACGATGCTCAACCACAACAAACGCTCGGTCACCATCGACACGAAGAACCCCGAAGGCAAGCTCGTGCTCGAGGCGCTGATCCAGAAGTGCGACGTGCTGGTGGAGAACTTCGCGCCGGGCGCGCTGGACCGCATGGGCTTCACCTGGGAGCGCATCCAGGAGCTGAACCCGAAGATGATCGTCGCGTCGGTCAAGGGCTTCGGCCCCGGCCCGTACGAAGACTGCAAGGTCTACGAGAACGTCGCGCAATGCGTGGGAGGCGCGGCCTCCACCACCGGTTTCGATGACGGCCCGCCCGTGGTGACGGGCGCGCAGATCGGCGACAGCGGCACGGGCCTGCACCTGGCGCTGGGCATCGTCACCGCGCTCTATCAGCGCACCATGACGGGCCGCGGCCAGAAGGTGCTCGCGGCGATGCAGGACGGCGTGCTGAACCTGTGCCGCGTGAAGCTGCGCGACCAGCAGCGGCTGGAGCGCACGGGTGTGATGAAGGAGTACCCGCAGTATCCGAACGGCACGTTCGGCGAAGCGGTGCCGCGCGCGGGCAATGCGTCGGGCGGCGGACAGCCGGGCTGGATTCTGAAGTGCAAGGGCTGGGAGCACGATCCGAACGCGTACATCTACTTCATCACGCAGGCACCCGTGTGGGTGAAGATCTGCAACGTGATCGGCCGCGAAGAGTGGGCCACCGACCCCGAGTACGCGACGCCCGCCGCGCGCCTGCCGCGCCTGAAGGACATCTTCGCGGAGATCGAACGCTGGACGATGACGAAGACCAAGTTCGAGGCGATGGAGATCCTGAACAAATACGACATTCCGTGCGGGCCGATCCTGTCGATGAAGGAGATCGCCGAAGACGACTCGCTGCGCAAGACGGGCACGATCGTCGAGGTCGATCACCCGGTGCGCGGCAAGTATCTGACGGTGGGCAACCCGATCAAGCTGTCGGACAGTCCGACGGAGGTGACGCGCTCGCCGCTGCTCGGCGAGCACACCGATGAAGTGATGGCCGAACTCGGCTATTCGCGTGAACAGATCGAAGCGCTGCGGACCGTCGGCGCTATTTGAAGAATCAAACCCGATTCAAACTCGTGACGCGGGCGTATTCACCGTGTCGGTCGACAAAAAATGTGTGGAGACAGTTTCGATGACATCGTGGATACGCTTCCGGCAGCCCCAAGGTCATATCGGTTTCGGCGTGCTGGACAAGGGCAGCATCGCCGAGTTCGAAGGCGACATGTTCGGCGAGACAACAGCGACAGGCAAGCAATGGCAACAGGACGACGTCGAGTTGTTGAGCCCATGCCTGCCGACCAAAGTCGTCGCGCTCTGGAACAACTTTCATGCGCTGTCGCAGAAGCTCGGCAAGGCGGCGCCGTCGCACCCGCTCTTTCTGATCAAGCCGCCCATGTCGGTGATCGGCCCCGGCGCGCCCATTCGCCGCCCCAAAGGCTATAGCGGCAAGATCGCCTACGAAGGCGAGCTCGGCATCGTGATCGGCAAACGCTGCACCAATGTCTCGCCCGAAGAAGCGGACGACTATATCTTTGGCTACACATGCATCAACGATGTCACGGCCGTCGACCTGCTGAACGAAGACCCGAATTTCGCGCAATGGTGCCGCTCGAAAGGCTTCGATACGTTCAGCTGCATCGGGCCCGTGATCAAAAGAAACTTCGACTGGCGCAACGCGAATGTCGTGACGCGTCTCGACGATGTCGAACGGCAGAACTACCCGATCTCCGACATGATCTTCACACCCGCCGAACAGGTCAGCATGATCTCGCACGACATGACGCTGATGCCCGGCGACGTGATCGCCTGCGGAACGTCGATCGGGGTTGGCTCGATCAAGGACGGCTCGACGGTCGTCGTATCGATCGACGGCATCGGCGCGCTGCCGAATCAGCTTGCCGCCGCCAGGCAGCTGGAGACGGCGGCCTGAAGAACGCGCACTGAGGAACACACACTGAGCATGCAATGAGAGCCGGACGCGTCATCGCCAATGAGTCGACCATGAATCGATAATGACGATCACGCGCTGCGTCGCGAGACGCCCGGCTCGATCTGACTGATCACTTCTTGGAATGGGAGCAGATAGATGAAGATCTGTGTTTATGGAGCCGGCGCGATCGGCGCCTATGTCGGCGCGGAACTGGCGCTGGCGGGCGCGGATGTCAGTTTCGTCGCACGCGGCCCGCATCTCGCCGCAATGCAACGTAACGGTGTGCGTCTGCTGATCGACGATACCGAGCGTCTCGTCAACGTGCGTTGTTCGTCGGACCCGCGCGAACTGGGGCCACAGGACTACGTGATCATCGCGCTGAAGGCGCATTCGGTGCCCGGCGTCGTCGATGCGATGCAGCCGTTGCTGGGGCCGGAGACGGCCATTGTGACGGCCGTCAACGGTATTCCGTACTGGTACTTCTACAAGCATGGCGGCGAGTTCGCGAACACGACGCTCGAAAGCATCGACCCGGGCGGCACGCAATGGCAAAAGCTCGGACCGCAGCGCGCGATCGGCTGTGTCGTCTATCCGGCAGCCGAGATCGTCGAGCCCGGCGTGATCAAGCATGTGTACGGCAAGAAGTTTCCGATCGGCGAGCCGGACGGCACGCGCTCTGCGCGCGTCGAAGCGCTGTCGCAGGTCATGGTTTCAGCGGGACTGGATGCGCCCATCCGCGACAACATCCGCGATGAAATCTGGCTGAAGCTGTGGGGCAATCTCTGCTTCAACCCGATCAGCGCACTGACGCACGCAACGCTCGATGTCATCACCAGTCACGTCGGCACGCGCGCTGTCGCGAAGACGATGATGCTCGAGGCGAAGTCGGTGGCCGATCGTTTCGGCGTGCATTTCCGGGTGGATGTCGAGCGGCGTATCGACGGCGCGGGCGCGGTGGGCGCGCACAAAACCTCGATGCTGCAGGATCTCGAAGCGGGACGTCCGATGGAAATCGATCCGCTGCTGACCGTCGTGCAGGAAATGGGGCGGCTGGTCGGGCATGAAACGCCGACCATCGATACCGTTCTCGCGTTGATCAAGCTGCGCGAGCAGATTGCGCAGAAGAAGGATGACGCACCAGCGGCAAAGCCGGCACACGCGGCGCCGAGCGCGAAGGCTGCTTAAGTAGCGCGGTGTCGTACGGGTTGTCTCGCGCGCGGGCCGTCACACAGCCCGCGTGCCACTTTTCCATCAGCCGACGCAGGCTTCCTCGCCCCGGCCCACGCTGTGGCCGACCCACAGCCCGGCGTCGTAGGCCGCTTCGAGCGCGGCGAGCACGTCCGGATGCTCCGTCAATCTTTCGATGCCGAGCGCTTCGCGCGCGATCAAGCCGAGCAGTTCGAGACGCTCTTCATAAATGGGGCTTTTCATGGCACCTCCTTCAAGGTTGAAATCGCTGCGGCAGCATTCGCTGGCGTGCCGCGCATCACGACTTTCAGGTCGTGGGTGACGCGGTCTTTCTCATTGCCGTCGGGAACTGAACGTGGGCCGGAAGCAAGCCCGTCAGCGGCAGGAGCGCGATTGCTGCGATCGAAATCGACCTGGAGAGATGCGGTGAGCGCGAATGCGCGTGTTGATCTCTGGCTTCCGTCTCAGGTTGAATCAGTGTGCGATTCAATAGTAGGCAAATGGAGGCTTCTTTGCGCGTGGTCAAGCGCCGCATATCGAAGTACTACTCGAATCGCGTGACAGCGGCGGGTATTCCGGTATTGGCATGACGTGAATGCCCAAGTGGAATGAGCCCTTGGACATTCTTCGTACGATTGACGGCCCCGGTCAGAAGACATGCATCACGCCGACGTAGGCGCCCGTTTGCGATTCGCCAGGCAAGGGGTTCGTGTTCGCGCTGCCCGTGGCATCGCGCGAGGTTGCGAGCAGCGAGAAGTTTGCGTGGCTGCTGTTGCGCATATAGGCGACCGTGCCGTAAAGGAAGGTGCGCTGGCTCAGGTTGTAGGTGGACCCGAGCACGAACATTGTCGCGTGTCCGGCGGGATCGTGCGTGGCGTCGCCGGAGCCTTCGCTCAGATGAACGTAGAAGGCCGCCGCCGTCACGGCCAATTGATGCGTCGCTTCCCACGTTGCACCGAGCCAGTAATAGTCGGCACTGTCGGCGAGACCGGCTGGCGTATCCGGCGCGGCGAGGTGCGTATAGGCGCCCTGTATCTTCACCTTCGATACACGCACATTCGCGCCGACAAAGTATTCGCGCGAACTCGTGAAGACGTTGGTCATGCGTCCATTCACGTCGCGCAGTTCGTCGTAGATGCCGCGTACGTCGAACAGTTGCGAGTGATACGTGAGCATGATGCCGTCCGAGCGGCCGAACTCACCGGGCGCGCCCCGATTGAAGCCGTCGGCCTGATTGCCCAGCGCGTATTGCCCCTGAACATCGAAGCCGTAAAAGACGGGGCTGTGATACTCGATGTTGTTGCTCGTCTGTTGCCAGTTGCGTCCGCGCACGAGCGATGCCGACGAGAAAGCCTGCTGCACGAACGGATCGAATTCCCACACGCCGTCACTGTCGATGAACAGGTTCCGGCCCGCCTGAATCTGCCCGAAGCGCTTGTCGGCGAGTCCGGCATACGCGCGGCGCGAGAACAGCCGGCCGCCGCTCGTCGTGCCGTTCATCACCTGCAGTCCCGTTTCCAGATCGAACACTGACGACAACCCGCCGCCAAGATCTTCCGATCCCTTTAAGCCCAGCATGCTGGTGCCCCAATCGCCGCCTTCGGCCGTCCAGCTCGAGGTGCTGCCGCCCGACGGCGTCGCGATGTGATTCAGATACTGGATGCCGCCATCGATGCGGCCATAGAGTGTCACGCTGCTTTGCGCGAACACGACAGGAGAGGCGAGTGCGAGCAGCGCGGCGAACCGGGTGTGTAATTTCATGGGCGTCTTTTCGTATCCTCGATGCATGGATAACTCATTATCTGGACATTGCGCCCGTGGACGACGCGTTATGCATACATGTGTTGGCGTCCGCGCGGCGAATGTCAGTCGGATGCTAGTACTGTTTGAACAATCGTGCTCGCAGTCGCGCAAAACGCCGACTACCCGGTGATTCAGATGCCATGCGCGGCAAGTGTCCCGCCGGCTGCAATATTTTCGTCCCGGTCCTACACTCGATAGACAACGTCACGAGGCGGGACGGGACGATAGCGCGTTGCGCGCGTCTTGTCCGCGATCCGTTTATCCACGATTGAAAGGAAACCAGATGGATCTCAAGATCAGAAACAAGCTTGCGCTCGTCACGGGCTCGACCAAAGGCATCGGTCATGCAATCGCCGTCGGGCTCGCGCGCGAAGGCGTGAACGTGATCGTCAACGGCCGCTCGCAACAATCGGTCGATCACGCCATCGAGACGCTGCGCGCGCAGGTGCCTGACGCGACCGTGCAAGGCTTCGCCGGCGATGTGTCGGACGCGGCGCAAGTCGCGCGGCTCGTGGAGCGCTTTCCGCAAGTCGACATACTCGTCAACAACATGGGCATCTTCGATCCGAAGCCGTTCGAAGAAATCTCCAATGAAGAGTGGCTGCGCTTCTTCAACGTGAACGTGATGTCCGGCGTGCAGCTGTCGCGCGCCTATCTGCCCGGCATGAAGCAGAAGAACTGGGGGCGCGTCGTTTTCATCAGCAGCGAAAGCGGCATCCAGATTCCAACCGAGATGATTCATTACGGCTTGACCAAGACCGCGCAGCTCGCGCTCGCACGTGGTCTTGCCGAAACATGCACGGGCACGGCCGTGACGGTCAACTCGGTGTTGCCGGGGCCGACCAGTTCGGATGGCGTCGAGGAATTCATCGACAAGCTCTCGGGCGGCCAGACCTTCGAGGCATTCGAAAAGCAGTTCTTCGAACAGGCGCGGCCCAGCTCGATCCTCAAGCGCTTCACGACCCCCGAAGAAATCGCGAACATGGTCGTGTTCGTCTGCTCGGAGCTGTCGTCGGCGACCAATGGCGCGGCGTTGCGCGCGGATGGCGGCGTGGTGCGCGCGGTGTTCTGATCTTCTGTTCTTTCTGTTCTTTCACGCGTCGCCGCAAGGGCACGGGCGCGCCTCATGTGTTCGCTGGGCGCGCCGTGCCTTGTCCGCCTCCGATTGGCGCGATGCGACGATGTGCCGTTGCGCAAATGCCCGCTTGCATCGTCTATGCTGTGCATCATTGCTCTCGCGCGGGATGCGCCAAGGCGTGAACCATGACTACTCGAAAAAAGACGTCGAAGGCAACGCGGATTCATATCGGCATTGGCGGCTGGACTTTCGAACCGTGGCGCGGCCTGTTCTATCCGAAAGGGCTCGCGCAGAAACGCGAACTGGAATACGCGAGCCGCCAGCTCACGGCGATCGAGATCAACGGCACGTTCTACGGCTCGCAAAAGCCCGCCACCTTTGCGAAGTGGCACGACGAAACACCCGACGACTTCGTCTTCGCGCTGAAGGCGCCGCGTTTCGCGACGCACCGGCGCGTGCTGGCGGAAGCCCGCGATTCCATCGATCGCTTTGTCGCGAGCGGCGTGCTCGAACTGAAGAACAAGCTCGGCCCGATCAACTGGCAATTCCCGCCCACCAAACAGTTCGATGCCGATGACTTCGGCCGCTTCCTCGAATTGTTGCCGGGGGAGGTCGATGGGCAGACCTTGCGCCATGCCGTCGAAGTGCGTCACGAGAGTTTCTGCGACGAGGCATTCGTCGCGCTTGCGCGCAAGCATGGTGTCGCGATCGTCGTAGCGGGGGATTCGAAGTATCCGCAGATTGCCGACCCGACGGCGTCGTTCGTCTACGCGCGCGTCATGGGCACGGAAGAGGCGAATCCGCAGGGCTACGCAAAAAAGGCGCTCGACAAATGGGCCGGGCGTGCCCAGACCTGGGCCGCGGGCGGCGCGCCCGACGATCTCGATACCTATGCCCGCGCTGCGCCGAAGAAGGCGCGCGATGTCTACCTGTTCGTGATCAGCGGACACAAGGCGCACAATCCCGCCGCCGCGATGGCGCTGATCGAGCGCGTCAAGGCAGGGCAGTAACCGCGCATCGGCATGACTCAGCGTTCGGGCGCCTCGAGCGTGCAGGACTCGTCGGCGAACGGCGCGATCGCGCTCGCCGCAGCGCGCAGCGGCGGCTCGAATGCGGCCCACTGCGTCCAGTCGGGCGTCGCGCCCGGCGCTTTCAGCCGAAGCGCGCGCGAGCCGTCGGCGAATACCAGCGATTCGAGATCGAAGAGACTCTCTGAAGCGACGCCGCCCGGCGTGGCGCGGCCCATCTGATGGGTGAAGTGGAGATTCCCCTCGCGAAGCAGATCCAGATAGCTGTCGCAATGCGCGGCCGGCGGCCTGACCGTCCACCGGTTCAGCAGTTTTGCGGCGATTTCGGCATCGAACATCGTGATTTCTCCTCGCCTGAGCGACCGCGGGCCTTGCGGGCCGCGGCGGGCTGGTGTCCGCTTCGGGGCGGACTATCCGTCAATGATTGGCGCTCTCGCGGACGCGAAAGACATGTCCACCCACCACTATAGACAAAATTATGGTGCGATGCACAAAGCCGGATTGAGATTGCGGTCTAACCGTTGTTTTTAAAGTCAGATCCGGGTGCGGCGACGTGGCTTGGCGCCTGACGGAAGCGAGGAGAAACGGGAGATTGCTAGCTAAATGGGTGGGTTTTAGCTGAACTTGCGAACAATGGCCGCACAGTTTCTACGACGACGCACGGTCGTTCGTACATGGCGACACCGACGCGCGCACGTCGTGCGACGCGCGCGCAGGCGGGAAACAGCCGCGCAGGTCGCGCGGCACGGCGCCCGTCGAATCGTTATTGGGCGGCAGGATGTGCCGCGCCCGTTTGCGACGAACCCGACGTGTCCGCGCCATAAGCGGATTCGGCGGCGGCGCGTTTGGCGGCGAGCCGCTGCATCGCGTCCTGCACCTTCGACGGATAGGTCGGGTCTTCGCCGCCCCCGGCATGGTAGCCGACGGACGCCAGATCGGCGAGTTCCTGGCGAACCTGTGCGCGTGTGAGGCGAGTGCTGGGTTCCTGCGCTTGCGTAAGGGCGGGTGCGGCGGCGAGCAAGGCCGCTGTCAACATGGCGACGGCGGCGGCAACGGTGGACTTCAAGACGTTCTCCAATAGCGGTCCGAGGATGCCGGCTGTATTGCGTGAGCCGGCAAAACAAGTCTACGGATCGCCGGCGCGGAGAAAAACGGCCGGATCTGGAAGGCAGCCTTCCGTCTCGCAGAACGATGCGGCGCGGCGTTCACGCAAAAAACCCGCCGCGCGGAACGCGGCGGGCCTCGAAACGCAAATC from Paraburkholderia caribensis includes:
- the frc gene encoding formyl-CoA transferase gives rise to the protein MGKALDGVRILDFTHVQSGPTCTQLLAWFGADVIKVERAGAGDITREQLRDIPDADSLYFTMLNHNKRSVTIDTKNPEGKLVLEALIQKCDVLVENFAPGALDRMGFTWERIQELNPKMIVASVKGFGPGPYEDCKVYENVAQCVGGAASTTGFDDGPPVVTGAQIGDSGTGLHLALGIVTALYQRTMTGRGQKVLAAMQDGVLNLCRVKLRDQQRLERTGVMKEYPQYPNGTFGEAVPRAGNASGGGQPGWILKCKGWEHDPNAYIYFITQAPVWVKICNVIGREEWATDPEYATPAARLPRLKDIFAEIERWTMTKTKFEAMEILNKYDIPCGPILSMKEIAEDDSLRKTGTIVEVDHPVRGKYLTVGNPIKLSDSPTEVTRSPLLGEHTDEVMAELGYSREQIEALRTVGAI
- a CDS encoding fumarylacetoacetate hydrolase family protein translates to MTSWIRFRQPQGHIGFGVLDKGSIAEFEGDMFGETTATGKQWQQDDVELLSPCLPTKVVALWNNFHALSQKLGKAAPSHPLFLIKPPMSVIGPGAPIRRPKGYSGKIAYEGELGIVIGKRCTNVSPEEADDYIFGYTCINDVTAVDLLNEDPNFAQWCRSKGFDTFSCIGPVIKRNFDWRNANVVTRLDDVERQNYPISDMIFTPAEQVSMISHDMTLMPGDVIACGTSIGVGSIKDGSTVVVSIDGIGALPNQLAAARQLETAA
- a CDS encoding 2-dehydropantoate 2-reductase → MKICVYGAGAIGAYVGAELALAGADVSFVARGPHLAAMQRNGVRLLIDDTERLVNVRCSSDPRELGPQDYVIIALKAHSVPGVVDAMQPLLGPETAIVTAVNGIPYWYFYKHGGEFANTTLESIDPGGTQWQKLGPQRAIGCVVYPAAEIVEPGVIKHVYGKKFPIGEPDGTRSARVEALSQVMVSAGLDAPIRDNIRDEIWLKLWGNLCFNPISALTHATLDVITSHVGTRAVAKTMMLEAKSVADRFGVHFRVDVERRIDGAGAVGAHKTSMLQDLEAGRPMEIDPLLTVVQEMGRLVGHETPTIDTVLALIKLREQIAQKKDDAPAAKPAHAAPSAKAA
- a CDS encoding porin, with protein sequence MKLHTRFAALLALASPVVFAQSSVTLYGRIDGGIQYLNHIATPSGGSTSSWTAEGGDWGTSMLGLKGSEDLGGGLSSVFDLETGLQVMNGTTSGGRLFSRRAYAGLADKRFGQIQAGRNLFIDSDGVWEFDPFVQQAFSSASLVRGRNWQQTSNNIEYHSPVFYGFDVQGQYALGNQADGFNRGAPGEFGRSDGIMLTYHSQLFDVRGIYDELRDVNGRMTNVFTSSREYFVGANVRVSKVKIQGAYTHLAAPDTPAGLADSADYYWLGATWEATHQLAVTAAAFYVHLSEGSGDATHDPAGHATMFVLGSTYNLSQRTFLYGTVAYMRNSSHANFSLLATSRDATGSANTNPLPGESQTGAYVGVMHVF
- a CDS encoding SDR family NAD(P)-dependent oxidoreductase, whose product is MDLKIRNKLALVTGSTKGIGHAIAVGLAREGVNVIVNGRSQQSVDHAIETLRAQVPDATVQGFAGDVSDAAQVARLVERFPQVDILVNNMGIFDPKPFEEISNEEWLRFFNVNVMSGVQLSRAYLPGMKQKNWGRVVFISSESGIQIPTEMIHYGLTKTAQLALARGLAETCTGTAVTVNSVLPGPTSSDGVEEFIDKLSGGQTFEAFEKQFFEQARPSSILKRFTTPEEIANMVVFVCSELSSATNGAALRADGGVVRAVF
- a CDS encoding DUF72 domain-containing protein, which encodes MTTRKKTSKATRIHIGIGGWTFEPWRGLFYPKGLAQKRELEYASRQLTAIEINGTFYGSQKPATFAKWHDETPDDFVFALKAPRFATHRRVLAEARDSIDRFVASGVLELKNKLGPINWQFPPTKQFDADDFGRFLELLPGEVDGQTLRHAVEVRHESFCDEAFVALARKHGVAIVVAGDSKYPQIADPTASFVYARVMGTEEANPQGYAKKALDKWAGRAQTWAAGGAPDDLDTYARAAPKKARDVYLFVISGHKAHNPAAAMALIERVKAGQ
- a CDS encoding DUF4148 domain-containing protein, with the translated sequence MKSTVAAAVAMLTAALLAAAPALTQAQEPSTRLTRAQVRQELADLASVGYHAGGGEDPTYPSKVQDAMQRLAAKRAAAESAYGADTSGSSQTGAAHPAAQ